From Musa acuminata AAA Group cultivar baxijiao chromosome BXJ3-8, Cavendish_Baxijiao_AAA, whole genome shotgun sequence, one genomic window encodes:
- the LOC135586370 gene encoding protein IQ-DOMAIN 25-like, translating to MGRATRWLRSLLGRKKDAKVQKEDAGSDGYPTRDKKRWSFAEPRQPSDGSVARSPASALETAWLRSFYDDGEVDGKRAMAVAVATAAAANAAVTAAQVAMVRLKSLGRGRTATHGRHEWRAAVKIQTVFRCYLAKKALRALKALVKLQALVRGQLVRKQAAATLRGLQALMRAQSVVRPGEPRVLPQQGRRFNAEFCRRRSFERLNARDASCKHKGSKQSDGFDRSPKTKSRSFRRTSPSNFNALEEPAVPISSPLLYQVPRRLSIPTCRSSEDYHVCRNPDKSPYSMTTQSTPRFTPGTPSPSDLPNYMASTTSFVAKARAQSAPKQRPEKTSPRKKASAIEVAAGAGGRWAVGRLERSPKVVARDYFSGSLW from the exons ATGGGCCGGGCAACGAGGTGGCTGAGGAGCCTCCTGGGAAGGAAGAAGGACGCCAAGGTTCAAAAGGAGGATGCCGGTTCCGATGGCTACCCAACGAGAGACAAGAAGAGGTGGAGCTTCGCGGAGCCACGGCAGCCTTCTGACGGGAGCGTGGCTCGTAGTCCGGCGTCGGCACTGGAGACGGCGTGGTTGAGGTCCTTCTACGACGACGGCGAGGTGGATGGCAAGCGTGCCATGGCCGTGGCGGTAGCCACCGCGGCCGCAGCCAATGCGGCGGTGACGGCAGCTCAGGTCGCGATGGTGCGGCTGAAGAGTCTAGGGAGAGGAAGAACGGCCACACATGGCAGGCACGAGTGGCGGGCGGCTGTTAAGATTCAGACGGTCTTCAGGTGCTACTTG GCGAAGAAAGCTCTTCGAGCTCTCAAAGCTCTGGTCAAGCTGCAGGCTCTTGTCAGAGGTCAACTTGTGAGGAAGCAAGCAGCCGCAACCCTCCGCGGATTGCAAGCTCTGATGCGAGCCCAGTCGGTCGTCAGGCCGGGAGAACCTCGTGTTCTGCCCCAGCAAGGCCGAAGATTCAACGCAGAGTTCTGCCGTCGGAGATCCTTC GAAAGGCTTAATGCCAGGGACGCCAGTTGCAAGCATAAGGGATCAAAACAGAGCGATGGATTCGACAGGAGTCCGAAGACCAAATCCAGGTCATTCCGGAGAACATCCCCTTCCAACTTCAACGCGCTTGAAGAACCAGCGGTGCCGATCTCCTCTCCGCTTCTATACCAGGTTCCGCGACGCCTCTCCATCCCCACCTGCCGGAGCTCCGAAGACTACCATGTCTGCCGAAACCCCGACAAGTCGCCCTACTCCATGACAACACAAAGTACTCCTCGCTTCACCCCGGGAACTCCGAGCCCCTCCGACCTCCCAAACTATATGGCAAGCACGACGTCGTTCGTGGCGAAGGCGAGGGCGCAGAGCGCACCGAAGCAGAGGCCGGAGAAGACCAGCCCGAGGAAGAAGGCGTCGGCAATTGAGGTGGCGGCCGGTGCTGGTGGAAGGTGGGCTGTGGGGAGGCTGGAGAGGTCTCCTAAGGTGGTGGCGAGGGATTACTTCTCGGGTAGTCTGTGGTGA
- the LOC103996098 gene encoding hexokinase-2: MGKVGVTTAVVCAAAAACAVTALVVRNRMRSSGKWAPVSAVVKELEERCATPVGKLRQVADAMTVEMHAGLASEGGSKLKMLISYVDNLPTGDETGLFYALDLGGTNFRVLRVQLGGKEGRVAKQEFEEVSIPPHLMVGGSDELFDFIASALAKFVASEGEDFHLPVGRQRELGFTFSFPVRQISIASGTLIKWTKGFNIDGTVGEDVVAELTRAMERQGLDMRVSALVNDTIGTLAGGRYYDNDVVAAVILGTGTNAAYVERAHAIPKWHGLLPKSGEMVINMEWGNFRSSHLPTTDYDQALDNESLNPGEQIFEKLISGMYLGEILRRVLLRLSKEASFFGDCVPPKLEVPFILRTPVMSAMHHDTSADLKVVGKKLNEVLGIPDTSLKTRKVVIQICDIIAKRGARLAAAGIVGILKKIGRDNAVKDGGRTVIAMDGGLYEHYTIFSECLQCTLKEMLGEEASSSVVVKLASDGSGIGAALLAASHSQYLQPVLS, encoded by the exons ATGGGGAAGGTGGGAGTGACGACGGCAGTTGTgtgcgcggcggcggcggcgtgtgCCGTGACGGCGCTCGTCGTGCGTAACAGGATGCGGAGCTCCGGTAAGTGGGCGCCGGTCTCTGCGGTGGTGAAGGAGCTCGAGGAGCGGTGCGCGACGCCCGTCGGGAAGCTGCGGCAGGTGGCCGACGCGATGACGGTGGAGATGCACGCTGGACTCGCCTCCGAGGGCGGGAGCAAGCTCAAGATGCTGATCAGCTACGTTGACAACCTCCCGACTGG GGATGAGACAGGtctgttttatgctttagatctTGGAGGAACCAACTTCCGTGTCCTACGTGTACAACTGGGGGGAAAGGAGGGGCGTGTTGCAAAGCAAGAATTTGAGGAGGTTTCCATTCCACCACATCTAATGGTTGGAGGCTCAGAT GAACTTTTTGATTTCATTGCTTCGGCTTTAGCAAAGTTTGTTGCTTCCGAAGGTGAAGATTTTCACCTTCCTGTTGGTAGGCAGAGGGAACTCGGTTTTACCTTTTCATTTCCGGTGAGGCAAATTTCTATAGCGTCGGGCACCCTTATTAAATGGACAAAAGGTTTCAATATCGATGGCACG GTTGGGGAAGATGTGGTGGCTGAATTGACTAGGGCCATGGAAAGACAAGGTCTTGATATGAGAGTATCGGCACTG GTTAATGACACAATTGGGACATTAGCTGGTGGgagatattatgataatgatgtagttGCTGCTGTGATATTGGGCACCGGTACAAATGCAGCCTATGTAGAGCGTGCTCATGCAATACCTAAGTGGCATGGTCTCTTACCCAAATCAGGAGAGATG GTTATCAACATGGAGTGGGGAAATTTTAGGTCATCTCATCTTCCTACAACGGACTATGATCAAGCATTAGATAACGAGAGTTTAAACCCTGGTGAACAG ATTTTTGAAAAGTTAATCTCTGGAATGTACCTGGGAGAAATTTTACGAAGAGTCCTCCTGAGATTGTCTAAGGAAGCTTCCTTTTTTGGAGACTGTGTTCCACCAAAGCTTGAAGTTCCATTCATATTACG GACCCCCGTTATGTCAGCTATGCACCATGACACATCAGCCGATCTGAAAGTTGTTGGGAAAAAGCTGAATGAGGTTTTAGGG ATCCCCGACACCTCTCTCAAAACAAGAAAAGTGGTAATCCAGATCTGTGACATCATTGCCAAGCGTGGGGCTCGCTTGGCAGCTGCTGGCATAGTTGGTATCCTGAAGAAGATCGGGCGCGACAATGCGGTGAAGGATGGAGGCAGGACAGTCATCGCCATGGACGGTGGACTCTACGAACACTACACCATCTTCAGCGAGTGCTTGCAATGCACCCTCAAGGAGATGCTCGGAGAAGAGGCCTCATCTTCTGTTGTCGTCAAGCTGGCAAGCGATGGATCAGGCATCGGTGCAGCTCTCCTCGCAGCTTCTCACTCTCAGTATCTACAGCCTGTACTGTCCTAA
- the LOC135644995 gene encoding receptor-like protein kinase HSL1, which produces MITYVFWLSWKARNEVVFQFNLSCYLLGKHIKKGMGAKVRCGTSLIILSLFLYFAPVVASQTPWNNEQQQILLRIKREWGGEPALDSWNVDTTNTSSSFSYCDWPGVGCADDGSVVNITLSGQDAPMISRPIPASLCGLKNLTRLDLSYNNIPGPFPTSLYNCSSLRYLDLSQNRFVGAIPTDVDRLSPLITHLDLSSNNFSGDIPPSIGRITAVQELVLNSNLFDGSFPAEIGNLSRLQQLVLAYNSFAPMRIPSEFGNLTKLTFLWMTSANLQGEIPASFAQLKGLTKLDLSQNSLTGAISAGIWGLPNLQYLYLYRNNLSGSVVIDGPIGALGLVEIDLSMNQLTGSIPDDFGKLKSLSLLYLYYNSLSGEIPASIGKLPSLSALRLFNNGLTGVLPPELGKNSPLLDIEVNDNMISGELPDGLCDRGAFNSIVVSNNNLTGRIPPSLGKCSPLTTLFMNGNQFSGEVPDGIWAAVNLTILVMNDNAFSGTLPHKLPPKLSWLEIVDNRFTGKIPSSAPSLVVFLASNNMFSGELPSNLAGLSTLQLFYLGNNMISGRIPEDISLLKSLAELNLRHNQLTGEIPTSIGSLKQLISMDLSGNELSGSIPSEMGNLKLSYVNLSSNHLSGEIPVALQAEAYDQSFLSNPGLCASNSLLSVPTCATRDHNLLSRLGLRILLLALGALVFLTAATLFSICVIGKYRKRRHLTAWTLTPFHSLDFTKSDIVNGIKEENLIGVGGAGKVYRVTLGNRASEIVAAKKIWNGGNLDGRLEKQFQAELQILGSIRHKNIIKLLCCCSSLDSNLLVYEYMENGSLHKWLHKKHMAAGGSPQETPLDWPRRLEIAIGSARGLCYMHHDCSPPIIHRDVKSSNILLDSEFNVKIADFGLARMVAKPGEPDTASVIAGSHGYIAPECGYSRRLNEKVDVYSFGVVLLELTTGREAHDGGDDQCNLAEWSRRHLQQGGEPGDAVDPELRGSSHVDDMATVFELGILCTETSPSQRPSMKEVFRFLMRCKRA; this is translated from the exons ATGATCACGTATGTGTTCTGGCTAAGCTGGAAGGCCAGAAATGAGGTTGTGTTTCAGTTTAATTTAAGTTGTTATCTTTTGGGAAAACACATAAAGAAGGGGATGGGAGCCAAAGTCCGGTGCGGGACCTCTCTCATCATCCTCTCTCTATTCCTCTACTTCGCTCCCGTGGTTGCATCGCAAACACCATGGAACAACGAACAGCAGCAGATCCTCCTGCGGATCAAGCGAGAGTGGGGAGGCGAACCCGCTCTGGACTCGTGGAACGTCGACACCACCAacacctcctcctccttctcctactGCGACTGGCCGGGCGTGGGCTGCGCCGACGATGGCTCCGTCGTCAACATCACGCTCTCCGGGCAGGACGCGCCAATGATCTCCCGGCCGATCCCCGCCTCACTCTGCGGCCTCAAGAACCTCACCCGCCTCGATCTCAGCTACAACAACATCCCCGGCCCCTTCCCCACCTCCCTCTACAACTGCTCCAGCCTCCGGTACCTCGACCTCTCCCAGAACCGCTTCGTCGGCGCGATTCCCACCGACGTCGACCGCCTCTCCCCGCTGATCACGCACCTCGACCTCTCCTCCAACAACTTCTCCGGCGACATCCCTCCCTCCATCGGTCGGATCACCGCGGTCCAGGAACTGGTGCTCAACAGCAATCTTTTCGATGGAAGCTTCCCCGCCGAGATCGGCAACCTGTCTCGCCTCCAACAGCTTGTGCTGGCATACAACTCCTTTGCTCCAATGAGGATTCCATCGGAGTTCGGCAACTTGACTAAGCTGACCTTCCTGTGGATGACCAGTGCCAATCTCCAAGGCGAGATACCGGCCTCGTTCGCGCAGCTCAAAGGGTTGACAAAGTTGGACTTGTCGCAAAACTCGCTCACCGGAGCGATTTCCGCCGGAATCTGGGGCCTACCGAATCTGCAATACTTGTACCTGTACAGAAACAACTTATCCGGTTCCGTCGTCATCGATGGGCCGATCGGAGCTCTGGGCCTGGTAGAGATAGATCTTTCGATGAATCAGCTCACTGGATCGATCCCAGACGACTTCGGCAAGCTCAAGAGCCTCTCTCTTCTCTACTTGTACTACAACAGTTTATCCGGCGAGATACCGGCGAGCATCGGCAAGCTTCCGTCTTTGTCCGCCCTCCGACTATTTAACAATGGCTTAACCGGCGTCTTACCGCCAGAATTGGGCAAGAACTCTCCTTTGTTAGACATTGAGGTCAATGACAACATGATCTCCGGCGAGTTACCGGACGGGCTATGCGACCGTGGCGCCTTTAATTCCATCGTGGTTTCCAACAACAACCTCACGGGAAGGATACCGCCGTCGCTCGGAAAGTGTTCTCCATTGACAACTCTTTTCATGAACGGCAACCAATTCTCCGGCGAGGTACCTGATGGGATATGGGCGGCCGTGAATTTGACAATTCTTGTCATGAACGATAATGCCTTCTCCGGCACGCTTCCCCACAAACTCCCACCGAAGCTTTCGTGGTTAGAAATCGTAGACAATCGATTCACCGGCAAAATTCCCTCCTCCGCTCCCAGCTTGGTGGTGTTCTTGGCCAGCAACAACATGTTCTCCGGCGAGCTCCCCTCCAACCTAGCTGGACTTTCAACACTCCAACTCTTCTATCTGGGAAACAATATGATCTCCGGAAGAATTCCGGAGGATATCTCATTGCTGAAGTCACTCGCCGAGCTTAATCTACGCCATAACCAGCTAACAGGAGAGATTCCGACGTCGATCGGGTCGCTGAAGCAACTGATATCGATGGATCTATCGGGCAACGAGCTCTCCGGCTCAATACCATCAGAGATGGGTAATCTGAAGCTCAGTTATGTCAACCTCTCGTCCAACCACCTCTCCGGCGAGATTCCGGTGGCGCTACAGGCCGAGGCATACGACCAAAGCTTCCTCTCCAACCCAGGACTTTGCGCCTCCAATTCTCTTCTCAGCGTCCCCACCTGCGCAACCAGGGATCACAACTTACTCTCTCGCCTTGGCCTTCGCATCCTCTTGCTCGCTCTGGGCGCGCTTGTGTTCTTGACCGCGGCAACGCTGTTCTCCATCTGCGTGATCGGGAAGTACAGGAAGAGGAGGCATCTCACCGCATGGACGCTGACCCCTTTCCACTCGTTGGATTTCACGAAATCTGACATCGTAAATGGAATCAAGGAGGAGAATCTCATCGGCGTGGGCGGCGCTGGTAAGGTCTACAGGGTCACTCTGGGAAACCGGGCCAGCGAGATCGTGGCCGCCAAGAAGATTTGGAACGGCGGGAATCTGGACGGCAGGCTAGAGAAGCAATTCCAGGCAGAGCTGCAGATATTGGGATCCATCAGGCACAAGAACATCATCAAGCTGCTCTGCTGCTGCTCCAGCCTCGACTCCAACCtgctggtgtacgagtacatggagaACGGGAGCTTGCACAAGTGGCTGCACAAGAAACACATGGCGGCCGGCGGATCACCGCAAGAGACACCACTGGATTGGCCAAGGAGGCTGGAGATCGCCATCGGGTCGGCCCGAGGGTTGTGCTACATGCACCACGATTGCTCACCGCCCATCATACATCGAGACGTGAAGTCGAGCAACATCTTGTTGGACTCGGAATTCAACGTTAAGATCGCCGACTTCGGGTTGGCGCGGATGGTGGCTAAGCCCGGTGAGCCCGACACGGCATCCGTCATCGCCGGATCGCATGGCTACATTGCTCCAG AGTGCGGGTACAGCAGAAGATTGAACGAGAAAGTggacgtgtacagcttcggggTGGTTCTTCTGGAGCTGACAACGGGAAGGGAGGCACACGACGGCGGTGACGATCAGTGTAACCTGGCAGAATGGTCCCGTCGACACCTTCAACAAGGTGGAGAACCAGGCGATGCCGTCGACCCGGAGCTACGAGGCTCATCGCACGTAGATGACATGGCGACGGTGTTCGAGTTGGGCATCCTCTGCACAGAGACTTCGCCTTCGCAAAGGCCTTCGATGAAGGAAGTGTTTCGATTCCTGATGCGATGCAAGAGGGCCTGA